From Nocardioides faecalis:
TCTACTCCAGGCCACCAGCCTGGTCTTCTCGCCCTCAGTCATGTGAGGGCGAAGAGGTGAACGACATAATCGTCACCTTTCTTCGACTTCGACGCCTCCATGCCTGGCACGGTCTGCCACCAGCACGCGACGCTGCGCTCAGCCTACAGCGTCAGGCGACTTGCTGCCGGTCGCTCGATCCCTCGTCGGGTCGTTCGACGAGGACGCCCATCTCGAACTTTGCGCCGGCACGCACCAGCGCCACGAGATGAGGTGCGTTGACCGCACGCCATCTGGACTGGGCGGACTCGATGAGCTTGAACGCCATCGCGATCCCGGCCGCACGGGAGCCGGGTCCCTTGGTGACCCGCTGCCGCAACCGGACGGTCGCGAAGGTCGACTCGATCGGGTTCGTGGTGCGCAGGTGGATCCAGTGCTCGGCCGGGTAGTCATAGAACGCCAGCAGAACGTCGAGGTCGTCGGTGATCTTCGCCGCGGCCTTGGGCCACTTGACCCCGTAGTCGGCTGCGAACGCCCGCGCGGCGGCCATCGCGTGGTCCTTGTCCTCGGCGTTCCAGATCTCGGCCAGTGCGGCCTTCGCGCCCGGCTGGGCCGACTTCGGGAGCGCGTTGAGGACGTTCGCGATCTTGTGGAACCAGCAGCGCTGCTCGCGGGTCTCGGGGAACACGGTGCGGACCGCGGCCCAGAACCCCAGAGCCCCGTCGCCGACCGCGAGTACCGGGGCCCGCATCCCGCGGCGCTTGCACGAGCGCAGCAGGTCGGCCCAGGACTCGGTGGACTCGCGGTGGCCGTCGTCGAGAGCGATCAGTTCCTTCGTACCGTCGGCGCGGACGCCGATCATCACCAGCAGACAGACTTTGTCCTGCTGCAGGCGGACCTTGAGGTGGATCCCGTCGACCCACACGTAGACGTAGTCGGTGCCGGCCAGCGACCGCTTGTTGAACGCGGCCGCCTCGTCCTGCCAGTCCTTGGTCAGCCGGGTGATCGTGGCCGCAGACAGGCCGTGGCTCGTGCCAAGGAACTGCTCCAGCGCCGGGCCGAAGTCGCCGCTGGACAGGCCGTGCAGGTAGAGCAGCGGCAGCACCTCGGCCACCCGCGGGCTCTTCCGCGCCCAGGCCGGCAGGATCGCCGAGGCGAACCGTCGCCGCTCGCCGGTGGTCTCGTCGATGCGCTTGTCGTTGACCCGCGGCGCGCGCACCGGAATCGCGCCCGCTGCGGTGGTCATCTCCCGCGGGTCGTGGTGGCCGTTGCGGACCACCAACCGGTGACCGTTCTCATCGAGCTCGTCCTTGAATGCCTCGATGTAGGCGGCGACCTCGGCCTGCAGCGCAGCGGCGAGCATCTGCCGAGCGCCGTCGCGGACGATCTCGTCGAGCAGCGACCCACCGCTGACCTCGTTGGACGCCTCGGCGTCGTGAACTACCTTGAGCATGGACGTACCTTCCCGAGCCGGCGCGCCAACGCCGACCCTGATCCGAACTTGAGCATGGGCTTCGATCTTGCTCGGGAGGTACGTCCGCTTCACGTCACCTCGCCGA
This genomic window contains:
- a CDS encoding IS256 family transposase is translated as MLKVVHDAEASNEVSGGSLLDEIVRDGARQMLAAALQAEVAAYIEAFKDELDENGHRLVVRNGHHDPREMTTAAGAIPVRAPRVNDKRIDETTGERRRFASAILPAWARKSPRVAEVLPLLYLHGLSSGDFGPALEQFLGTSHGLSAATITRLTKDWQDEAAAFNKRSLAGTDYVYVWVDGIHLKVRLQQDKVCLLVMIGVRADGTKELIALDDGHRESTESWADLLRSCKRRGMRAPVLAVGDGALGFWAAVRTVFPETREQRCWFHKIANVLNALPKSAQPGAKAALAEIWNAEDKDHAMAAARAFAADYGVKWPKAAAKITDDLDVLLAFYDYPAEHWIHLRTTNPIESTFATVRLRQRVTKGPGSRAAGIAMAFKLIESAQSRWRAVNAPHLVALVRAGAKFEMGVLVERPDEGSSDRQQVA